Genomic window (Synechococcus sp. LA31):
AGCGACGCCAACGTGGTGGTCGTGAACACCTGCAGCTTCATTCAAGACGCCCGCGAGGAATCGGTGCGCACCCTGGTGGAGCTGGCTGAGCAAGGCAAAGAGCTGATCATCGCCGGCTGCCTGGCGCAGCATTTTCAGGAGGAGCTGCTCGAGAGCCTCCCCGAAGCGCGCGCGATCGTGGGCACCGGCGACTACCAGCACATCGTGAGCGTGCTGGAGCGGGTGGAGGCGGGCGAGCGCGTGAAACAGGTGAGCGCCAACCCCACCTTTGTGGCTGATGAGCACCTGCCCCGCTACCGCACGACCAGCGAAGCGGTGGCTTACCTGAAGGTGGCCGAAGGCTGCGACTACCGCTGTGCCTTTTGCATCATTCCCCACCTGCGCGGCGACCAGCGCTCCCGCCCGATCGACAGCATCGTGGCGGAAGCCAAACAGCTGGCAGCCCAGGGGGTGAAAGAACTGGTGCTGATCAGCCAGATCACCACCAATTACGGCCTTGATCTAGCCGGCAAACCACAGCTGGCCGAGCTGCTGCGAGCCCTGGGCGAGGTGGAGATTCCCTGGATCCGCGTGCATTACGCCTATCCCACCGGCTTAACGGAGGCGGTGCTTGAGGCTTACCGCGAGGTGCCCAATGTGCTGCCCTACCTAGATCTGCCGTTGCAGCACAGCCATCCCGAAGTGCTGCGGGCGATGAATCGCCCCTGGCAAGCGGATGTGACTGGCGGCGTGCTGCGCCGCATCCGCGAACAGCTGCCCGATGCGGTGCTGCGCACCACCTTCATCGTGGGCTTTCCCGGAGAAACCGAAGAGCACTTCCAACATCTGCTCGATTTCGTGGCAGAGCAGCGCTTTGATCACGTGGGCGTGTTCACCTTCTCGCCGGAGGAAGGCACCCCGGCCGCAGACCTACCCAACCAGGTGCCGCCCGAGGTGGCCCAGGAACGCAAAGACCGGCTGATGGCTCTGCAGCAACCGATCGCCGCTGCCCGTAACGCTGCCTGGGTGGGGCGGATCGTGGATGTGCTGATCGAGCAGGAAAACCCAAGCACCGGCGAGATGCTTGGCCGCTGCGCCCGCTTTGCCCCTGAAGTGGATGGCGAGGTGCGGGTGCTGCCGGGTGAAGGAGGCCTTTGCGCAGCACCAGGAACGATGGTGCCGGTGCGTATCACCGCCGCCGACACCTACGACCTCGTGGGTGAAGTCGTGGGCGCCAAGGCCATGGTGAGCGATGCCATGGCGGCGCGTCAGGCCACGCCTTGATCGAATCACTGCAACGCCTGCGGCGCCGGCTCACCCGGCACCAGCGCACCACATTCCTACTGGCCTCAGGGCTGAGCACTGCCGGCTCCTTTGCCGGACTCACAGCCAAGGGCTGGCTGCTGATGGAGGGATCAGGCAATCCCTTCCTACTGGCCGCGAATTTCGCGCTGCTCACCCTGCCCACCCTGCTGGTCAGCGGTCCGGCGGGTGTGCTCACCGATCGGCTCGGGAGCGAGCGGGTGCTGATCCGGGCCCAGTGGGCGCTGCTGGCGGCAGCGGTGCTTGGGGCCATCGCCATCCCGATCAGCAGCGGCGGCCAACAAGACGCTTTATTGCTACTGAGCACCCTCGGGGTGGGCACGGCCAGCACCTATGAACTCACAGCCCGGAACAAATACGTGGCGCTGCTGGTGGATGAACCGGAGCAGCTGGGGCCGTATCTGGCCAGCTTCTCGGTGATCTTCAACGTGGGCAAGCTGGTGGGCCCACCCATCGGCGGGCTGCTGCTGGCGGCCACAGGACCCACCTTGGCCTTGAGCCTGGATGCGACCACCTATCTAATGCCCATCGCCACGCTGCTCTGGCTGATGGCCCCCCACCGGGAGCGCGAGCAACGCAGCCAGCGTGGTCAGGCAGCCAGCCTGGGCACTGCCTGGCGCGATTGCGGCCCAGCCCTGCGCCATGTCTTGCTGTTCACGGGTCTGGCCTGTCTGATTGGCTTCTTCCATCCGGGCTTAGCACCGCTGATGGCTCTGAAGCTGCTGGGGCCCAGCCCCCTGGCCCTCGGACTGTTCACCAGTGTGATCGCCTGTGGCAGCATCAGCGCTGGGGTGGTGCTGCAACGCAATGCCCAGGCGTGGAGCCGCAGGCCAGGCCTATTGCTCGGTGGCAGCACACTGATCACGGCCTTAGGGCAGCTTGGGCTGGCTGCGCCAGGGCCTCAGGTTTGGGGGCTGGCGATGGCTTTTCTGATTGGCGCCGGCACCGCCTCGCTGCTCTCAGGCACCAACCTGATCATTCAGGTGCACGCACCTCAGGTGCTGCGCGGACGCATGGCAGGACTGGGGCAGATCGCCTTCCTGGGGGGTGGGGGCATCAGCGGGCTGATTGCCGCAGGCCTCACCGACCTTCTGCCCGGAGGCTTATGGAGTTGCTTTGCCCTGCTCGGGAGCATTGGAGCAGCAGTGGGCGCTGCAGAACTGCTGCGTCAGGGGCGCATGCGCCTGGCCTGAGGCAGCAGGTTCCGGGCAAGGTCAGATCAGCTTGATCCCGCGCAGCACAAACGAGACCGCTGCTGCTGCCACAAGTCCGCCGCCCACGAGGGCGAGGTAAATCACAGGACCCATCGGTGCATTGAGTGGGAAAGACCCAGCCATTACAGCAGAACCCACCAAGACCTCCGGCTCCACTTAAGCTTTTACGACCACCATCGGTTGTCGCCACCAAGGCAGACCGTTGCTCTGATCCTGAGGATCGCCTGACTACGGCATGCGCACTCTGCTGATCTACCCGGAGTTCCCCAAGACCTTCTGGAGCTACGAAAAGATCCTGGAGCTCGTCAACCGCAAGGTGCTCCTGCCTCCGCTGGGGATGGTCACCGTGGCCGCGCTTCTCCCTCAGCACTGGGAGATGAAGCTGGTGGATCGCAATGTTCGCGAAGTCAGCGAGGCCGAGTGGGATTGGGCCGAGTTGGTGGTGATCTCCGGAATGATCGTGCAAAAAGCCGACATGGCCGTGCAGATCGCCCGGGCCAAGCAGCGCGGCCTACCCGTAGCCGTGGGAGGCCCCTTCGCCAGCTCCACCCCTGACGCCCCTGAGCTCGACCTAGCAGATTTCAAGGTGCTCGATGAGGGTGAAATCACCCTGCCGCTGTTTATCGAGGCCATCGAACGGGGCGAAGCAGCTGGGCGCTTCTCCTCCAATGGCGAGAAACCAGACGTCACTGGGACGCCGATTCCACGCTTCGACCTGCTCGAGCTGGATGCTTACGACTCAATGAGCGTGCAGTTCTCACGCGGCTGTCCGTTCCAGTGCGAGTTCTGCGACATCATCGTGCTCTACGGGCGTAAGCCACGCACCAAAACGCCTGAGCAACTGATTGCTGAGCTCCAATACCTTTACGACTTGGGCTGGCGGCGGGCCATCTTCCTTGTAGACGACAACTTCATTGGCAATAAGCGCAATGCCAAGTTGCTGCTGCCCGCCATCAAGGAGTGGCAGATCGAGAAGGGTTACCCCTTCAGTTTCACCACCGAAGCGTCCGTGGATTTGGCCTCGGATGAAGACATGATGCGCATGATGGCTGAAGCTCGTTTTGATGCGGTGTTTCTAGGCATCGAAACACCCGATGAGGCAAGCCTCTCGGTGGCAGGCAAACACCAAAACACTCGCAGCTCTCTGGAGGAATCCGTCGATCGGATCACCAGCTACGGGATTCGCGTGATGGCTGGCTTCATCATCGGCTTTGATGGAGAGCAAACGGGTGCCGGAGATCGGATCGTGCGCTTCGTGAGCCGCACTGGTATCCCCGCCGCGATGATGGGCATGCTTCAGGCCCTACCCAACACAGGCTTGTGGCACCGCCTTGAAAAGGAAGGTCGCCTGATTCAAGAGAAGGTTGACGCCAAGGGCGTGAACCAAACCAACCTGCTCAACTTCGTGCCCACCCGGCCAATACGAGATATCGCCAACGAATACGTTGACGCGTTCTGCAGGCTTTATGAGCCCAACGCTTACATCGACCGGGTCACCCATTACTACGGGAAAATGGGAGCACCCCGATGGAAAGCGTTCTACCAATCCGAGAACTCAGACAAGTCTGCGCTGCCGGAAATGCGCGATATCAAGGCCTTGGCCACGGTGATCTGGCGGCAAGGCCTCAAACGTGACACACGCTGGAGGTTCTGGCGCTCGCTACTGCACATCGCGCGCCAAAACCCAGCCAACCTCGAGCAATTCGTGGTCACACTCGCTCACAACGAGCATTTCCAGGAATATCGTTCCGTGGTGACCCAGGAAATCGAGGAGCAACTCGCCACCCTTCCTCCGGAGCCACCGCCAACACCAGCAGAAAGCAGCCGGGAACTCCAGCCCGTCTAATCCTGGATGTAATCGCTGCCGCTTTCCAGGCAAAGCTCGGCCTTTTGCAGCTCACGCCCTAGATAAAGGGCGTGATCGAGGCAACTGATCGGAGGGAGGGCCTCGCCCTCACTCAAGGCCATGCCCAACTCCTTGGCAGAGCGGCCCCGATAAATCTTGAGGGGTTCCCGCGGGCCAGCCCCCCGGCAGCTGATCACCTCACCGGTATCAGGATCAGTGGCAAGACCGCGCTCATCAAGACCGTTGCCGTAGTGCTCGGCGATCAGTTCTCCGGCAGCGCGATCGAGTTTGATCAGGAAGTAACCGGCGGGGTCGAGGGCGATGAATCGCTGCGACAACCGCTCATCAAGGCTGCGGCGCTGCTCGGCTGAAAAGCTGGTCATCAGCGGATGTTACGGCGCGGAATCCACCAGGGCCGGCGGCTTAGCAGTGAAGGGCAGCTCTGCGTTGATCGCCTCGATCTGCTCAAGCTGCTCGGCGTTGGCATCCGGCAGCCACCCGCGCACGATGCCATCAAAGCGCTGGTGATACCAGCGATGCAGAGAGGCATGCGGTCTGGCCAGAAAGCCTCGGCGGCGTTTGTGGCTGCCGCCGGCACCGGGGTCGAACTGCTGGATGCCGCGGCCGATCGCCCACTCGATCGGGGCGTAGTAGCAAACCTCGAAATGCAGGTGATCGATCTCCTCATCGCTGCCCCAGTAGCGGCCCCAGAGCTGCTGCTCACTGTGCACACAAAGCGACATCGCCACTGGCTGCTCTGGATCACCGCGGTGGGCACTGAAGAGCACGATGTGCTGGAGAAGTTGCGCTGCAGCGTGCTCAAAGAAGGCTTCCGTGAGGTATTTGCTTCCCCACGGCCCCCAACGAGCGCAATGCTGCTCATAGAAGCCATGCATGCGGCCGAGCAGGGCAGGAGTGATCGCTTCACCCACCACCGGCGTGACCTGCAAGCCAGCGGCCTGCACCGCCTTGCGTTCGCGCTTGATATTGCGGCGCTGGTTGGCGTTGAAACTGCTCAGATAAGCATTGAAATCGCAGTAGCCCTGGTTGCTCCAAAGACTCTGCTGATTGAGCCAGGTGGCACAACCCGCCGCCTCAGCCAGAGGTTGCCAGGCGGGATCCACATACAGGAAGTTGCAGCTGAAGATCTGGTGCTCTCGGCAGAACGCATCGATGAGCTCCAGCATCAGCGCTGTCAGAGCGGCTGCATCTTCGCCGGGGGCCGTGAAGAAGCGATACCCCACCACAGGGCTCACCGGACTCATGCCCAGCAACTTGGGGTAGTAGCGCTGGCCCAGCTGGCCAGCCAGCTGGGCAAAGGCTTGATCAAACACGAATTCCCCGTAGCTGTGACCTTTCAGATACAGGGGGGCTGCCGCGATCAACCGATCACCTTCCCAGAGGCCCAGGTGACAAGGCTGCCAGCCCTGCCTGGGCACGACACTTCCGCTGCTCTCCAGCCCCACAAGCCACGACCAGGAGTAAAAGGGGAGGGATTCCGCCGAAACCAAGGCATGCCATTGCGCTTCGGGGATATCCGCCAACGCGCGATGCCAGCGGGCCGTGAGCTCTGCCATCAACGCGGAAAGGCGGTGGTCAAGCTAGGCGCCTCAGGCTTGAGTGCGTCGCTGGCGGCACTGAGCTTGATCGCGAGCAGCGGCACACCCGCCCAGGCCGGCCTGCTGGGTCCACTACTCAACATGATGCGCCCCCAGCTGGAATCGCGCATCACAGCGGCCTGTCAGCAGTGGGCGAGCGGTGGTGATCGCAGCCTTGAGGAGCGCATGGCGCCCCCCTGCCGTGCCCTGGCTGGCCCGACGAGCCGCTGCCTGATTGAAGAAACGGAACGCAGCGGCCGCACCTTTGGCGTGATGACCGAGCTCTTGGCCGGACGCTTCGGCGACGACAGCGAGGTGGTGGTGAAGCGCTGCGCCGGACGGCTGCTGGGCCTGCCCCCCGATAGCTTTCAAGACGTACCCATCCGCGAACTGGCCCGCCGCTTCAAAACGGCCGCCGCACCTGCCCTGAATCCCTGAGGCGGCGGTAGCGCAGCATCAGCTCTTCACCCTCCAGAGCGCGCTGCTCCTGCAACGACCAAACACCCGGCTCCAAGACAATCGATGCAGGCAGCCAGGTGTGGGACCCACCGAGCAGCAGCGGGCAGAGGGTGAGTTGCAGTTCATCCACCAGCTGGTGCTCCAGCAGAGCACCAGCCAGCTCAGCCCCACCCAGCAGCACCAGCCGCTCCAGCCCACGGTCCGCCAGAGCGGCCAAGGCCTGTTGCCACGTCTCTAGCGGTAAGGCCACATGAAAACCCGCTGGCGGCTCCAGACGCTCAGGCCCCAGCAACCAGCGCTGCAGGGGCTGGCTGAAAAAGCGCAGGCTTGGATCAAAGCATCCACTGCGGCTCACCACCACAGCGGCGGGCTGAGGCGGCAGGCCCTGCCGGGAGCGCTGCTCGAGCAGATCCAGCTGGCGGATCAAGCAGGAGCTGCCATGCAGGCGCAGGGTACGCCCACCGATCAGGCAGGCATCGGCCCAGGCCAGGGCCTCTTCCAACACACGGCGATCACCCGGGCCGCCAATCTGGGCGGCCCCACCGGAGGGCGGAGCCAGGCGACCATCCAGGCTGACCGCCAGGACCAAGCGCAGCTCAGGCGCTAGCAAGAGCCTCAAGGGCCTGGGGCTTCATCCCCAAAGCAGGCACCTCGGCGAACACTTCCGCAGCGTTGTTGGGGCTTTCCTGCAGACGCACCTTGTGAAGAGAAGCACCGAGACCGGTGATCGGAGCACCGAGCAAATCAGCGATATGCAGGGCAATGTTCTCCGCCGTGGGCACGGTGGTGGCGAAATGGGTCACGTCCTTATTGAGGAAGGTGTGATCAAAGGGCTCAACCACCAGCTCGTCGACCAACCCCTGTAGAGCCACCAGATCACACACCATGCCGGTGCGGGGATCGATGGCGCCGCGCACGGTGATCTCGAGCATGTAGTTGTGGCCATGGCCATGGGGCCTGGCGCACTTGCCATAGATGGCGTCGTTCTCCTCGGGGCTCAACTCTGGCCGGGCCAGACGGTGGGCGGCCGCGAAATGGATCTTAATGGTGAGGAACGCTTCCATGGAATCGCCGAGCACATCGGCCCAGAGCTTGTCGGTTTCGTAAAGGCGCAGCCCCATCAGGGGCAGGTGGGGCTGCAGGCGGCGCCAGATCGCCAGGGTGAGCGCCTCTGTGGTGGGCAGCATGCCCGCGCTTTGCTGCAGGTCGAACTCCGGCCAGGCCTCATTGAGGAAGCGGAAATCGAGCTGGGCGGTGATCTGCTCACGAATGGCGTGCTTCACCTCCGAGAGGTTGAGCACCATGCCATCGGTGTCGAGCGGGCCACCCATGGCCACGATCAGCTCGTAGTTGTGACCGTGACCGGGGGCAAGGCTGCAGGCGCCGAAGCGGGCCTGGTTCTCCTCGGCGCTGAGCTCAGGCAGCCAGTAGCGATGGCTGGCACTGAAGCAAGCCCGCCTTGTGATCAGGCAAGGGCGGCCGCGGCCGTGGACATGCGCATCAGCTGCTGCAGGTTCGGCGGGCACCGGGCTCGCCGGAGGCGCCGCCACCAAGGGCGGAGTCATAACTGCATCAATCAATGAATCATTCTAGGAAAATGAACCGCTGCGCTGCCTGAGCCCCTATGGCCAACCCGCATGCTCCGCTGCGCCAACGCCTCGAAGGGCTCAATCTCTACCTGGTGGGGATGATGGGCAGCGGCAAAAGCACCACCGGGCGCCACCTCGCCCAGCTGCTCGGGTATCGCTTCCTCGACGCCGACAGCAGCATCGAACAGGTGGCAGGCCGGGGCATCCCGCAAATCTTTGCCAGCGATGGAGAGGCGGGATTCCGAGATCTTGAGGCAGCTGTGCTCAATCAGATCGCCAGTTGGCACTCACTGGTGGTAGCCACCGGTGGCGGTGTGGTGCTGCGGCCAGAGAACTGGGGCCAACTGCAGCAGGGGGTGGTGATCTGGCTCGATGCCCCAGAGGAGCTGCTGCTGGAGCGGCTCAACGCCGACCCCACTCAGCGCCCCCTCATGCAGAGCGAGGATCCCGCCCAGCGGCTGGCTGAGCTGATGGGCCAGCGGCGCCCCCTCTATGCCCAGGCCGACCTGCACATCGTTCAAGACGGTCGTGCAGCCGAGCAGGTGGCCCTGCAGATCCTCGAAGCCCTGCCCGGGGTGCTCAAGGAACGCGCGGCCGCACCGCAGCACAGCCTGCAGGTGGTGAATGAAACAGGGGAGGTGGGCTGCTCGATCAATTAGCCGGCAACGCGATCGGCGGGTGGTTCGAGCCGAATGGCAAACCACTGCACCACCAAACCAGGCTCAAGCTCCAACTCACAGGCGGTTTCCAGCAGCCGCTGGGCCCGAGCCGCGGCATCAGGCAGACCGCTCAGATCCGGCGGCAGCTGAACCAGATGAGCGAGCTGCCGCTCAAGCCACTTCAGGGTTTCGGCGGCGCTGAGCAGCTCCTGAGGCCGCCCTGGCTCGAGCACCACGTAATGATCCAGCTCCCGAATCAGGGGATCAGACATGCAGCTCCGCCGCGGCGCCAGGATCTGCGCAGCCTGCCACGCCTGTTGAGCCATGGGGATCGCACTGTTGCGTGTGTGCTGCGCGATGGCCTTGGTGCTGGTGTTCAACGCACCCGTGGCCGTTGCCTCAGGCTCAGGCGAGCTGCTGGAGCAGCGTCTCGAGGCCTGGCCAACCTGGAGCCTGCCAGCACCCTTGCCGCGGCCTGGGCAACAGGATCTGACCTACCCGAGCTGGTTTGCCGGTCGCTGGCAGGCCACCAGCATCGACCCCAGCGGCCAGGAGCCTGAGCTGCACTACATCGTTCAGTTCAACCTTGATCAGCAGGGCGAGGTGGTGGGTGATCGCGCCTTCAATGCCAGTGCCATCGGCCAGGCCCTGTTGGGGGAGCTGCTGCTGGAGGTGCGCAACGACCCCCTCAACCCCAACCGCCAGCTGGCCCAGCTAGCCGGCGATCAACAGCTCGAATCCACCGTGGTGGGCCGGCGCAGCAGCCAGAGCAGCAGCACCCTTTTTCTCGCTGATGAGCTGGCCCTACAGGTGATGCACGGGCCGGGAGATCCGCGGGTGAGCCGTGTGGAAACCCTCAGCCGCTACCGGCTGGTGGCGCCGGATCGCATCGAAGCCGAACAGTGGCAAGCCAGCTATGGATCCCCGGCCGATGGGCTCGCCGCCAGCGCGCAACACAGCTGGCAGGGGCGGCTCGTGCTGGAGCGCTTGGATCAGGGGCGCCCCACCTGAGCGCCGATGCCATCACGCCAGGCCCAAAGGGGAGCGAGATGAGGATCGTCGGCCAAGCCCGGCACACCGCGGCCCGCCAGGGGCGCGCCGGCACTGACCGGGAACAACAGCAGCGACAGCTGGGCTGCCACCGCCAGATCCGCCAGGCTGAGCTGATCGCCCACCAGGTAGGAGCGCTGCTGCACCAAAGCGCAGAGCGATTGCAGGTTGGCGCGCAACTGCTCAAGCCCGCCGTGATCGATCACCTGGCCCAAACTGCTGAGCACACCGGCAGGCAGCGCGCCCACAAGGCTGCGTACGGAGGCAGGAGTGGCGTCTGGCAGCAAACCTCCCCGCAACACCGGATCAGCGGCGGCGGCCTGCACGAGCGCCAGTCGCACACCCGCAGCGAGGGCGGTGTCGGCCCAGTCTTCCAGCACGAGCACCTGCGCCCGCTGAGCGGCGTCGGCTGGCAGCAGCGACGGTATGGGCTGTTTGGCTTCGAGATGCTGAGCAATAGCGGTGGAATCGCTAATCACATCAGCGCCATCGACCAGCACGGGCACCTGCCGCTGACCCGAGAGGCGAAACAGCTCCAGCTGCCCCACCCCTGGGGTGACCTCCACCACGTTGTAGGCGAGGCCCTTGGCCGCCAGCACCAGGCGCACCTTCTCGCAGAAGGCAGAGTGGCGAAACTGATGTAGCTCCAGCATCCAACCGGATCCCTTTGGCGGCAGAGTAGCCAGCACAGAACGGCCGGCGCTCCTGAGCTGATGCGGGATTTCTTTCTCAACGTCACGCGCTACCCGCGCTATCTGATCGCGTTTGGCCTCGGCGTGGCCAACTCCGTGCTGGAGCCCCTGGCCAAACGCCGTAGCAATCCGGTCACGGCCGTAGCGCTGTTAGGAGCGCTGGTGAGCGGCCTGGTCAGCCTGGGGCTGATCCTGCGTGCCATGGTGAGCACAGATGTAATCGCCTAGGCATGGCGCAGGGCAGGCGTGTTGAACGGGTAGCGGCCCTGATCCGCCGCGAGGTGAGCGAGCTACTGGTGAACGGGATCAAGGACGATCGCGTCAGCCTGGGCATGGTGAGCGTCACCAACGTGGAGGTGGCCGGCGATCTCCAGCACTGCAAGATCTATGTGAGCGTCTATGGCAGCCCTGAGGTGCAACAGCAGGCCCTGGCCGGTCTGCGTTCAGCCTCGAGCTATGTGAAAGGTGAGCTGGGGCGCCGCCTCAACATGCGTCGCACACCGGAGGTGATCTTCCACCTCGATCGCGGGATCGAAAAGGGCACCTCGGTGCTTGGCCTATTGAACCAACTCGAGCAGAAGCGCCAAGAACAAGGCGAAATCCCCGAGGGCACGGGCCTCCTCAGCGATGATGAGCTCTGATCGCCGTCGCCAATTAGCCCAACTACTCGTGGTGCGCGGCAGCGGCCACAGCCGCGATGGCCAGCGCCGCTACCCCCGCTGGGAATTAACCAACACTGAACTAAAGCGACTGCTC
Coding sequences:
- the rbfA gene encoding 30S ribosome-binding factor RbfA; translation: MAQGRRVERVAALIRREVSELLVNGIKDDRVSLGMVSVTNVEVAGDLQHCKIYVSVYGSPEVQQQALAGLRSASSYVKGELGRRLNMRRTPEVIFHLDRGIEKGTSVLGLLNQLEQKRQEQGEIPEGTGLLSDDEL
- a CDS encoding chlororespiratory reduction protein 7, with the translated sequence MSDPLIRELDHYVVLEPGRPQELLSAAETLKWLERQLAHLVQLPPDLSGLPDAAARAQRLLETACELELEPGLVVQWFAIRLEPPADRVAG
- the rimO gene encoding 30S ribosomal protein S12 methylthiotransferase RimO encodes the protein MSKTSNKPTVAFAHLGCEKNRVDTEHMLGLLAQAGYGVSADESDANVVVVNTCSFIQDAREESVRTLVELAEQGKELIIAGCLAQHFQEELLESLPEARAIVGTGDYQHIVSVLERVEAGERVKQVSANPTFVADEHLPRYRTTSEAVAYLKVAEGCDYRCAFCIIPHLRGDQRSRPIDSIVAEAKQLAAQGVKELVLISQITTNYGLDLAGKPQLAELLRALGEVEIPWIRVHYAYPTGLTEAVLEAYREVPNVLPYLDLPLQHSHPEVLRAMNRPWQADVTGGVLRRIREQLPDAVLRTTFIVGFPGETEEHFQHLLDFVAEQRFDHVGVFTFSPEEGTPAADLPNQVPPEVAQERKDRLMALQQPIAAARNAAWVGRIVDVLIEQENPSTGEMLGRCARFAPEVDGEVRVLPGEGGLCAAPGTMVPVRITAADTYDLVGEVVGAKAMVSDAMAARQATP
- a CDS encoding GNAT family N-acetyltransferase: MAELTARWHRALADIPEAQWHALVSAESLPFYSWSWLVGLESSGSVVPRQGWQPCHLGLWEGDRLIAAAPLYLKGHSYGEFVFDQAFAQLAGQLGQRYYPKLLGMSPVSPVVGYRFFTAPGEDAAALTALMLELIDAFCREHQIFSCNFLYVDPAWQPLAEAAGCATWLNQQSLWSNQGYCDFNAYLSSFNANQRRNIKRERKAVQAAGLQVTPVVGEAITPALLGRMHGFYEQHCARWGPWGSKYLTEAFFEHAAAQLLQHIVLFSAHRGDPEQPVAMSLCVHSEQQLWGRYWGSDEEIDHLHFEVCYYAPIEWAIGRGIQQFDPGAGGSHKRRRGFLARPHASLHRWYHQRFDGIVRGWLPDANAEQLEQIEAINAELPFTAKPPALVDSAP
- a CDS encoding dihydrofolate reductase family protein, whose amino-acid sequence is MVLAVSLDGRLAPPSGGAAQIGGPGDRRVLEEALAWADACLIGGRTLRLHGSSCLIRQLDLLEQRSRQGLPPQPAAVVVSRSGCFDPSLRFFSQPLQRWLLGPERLEPPAGFHVALPLETWQQALAALADRGLERLVLLGGAELAGALLEHQLVDELQLTLCPLLLGGSHTWLPASIVLEPGVWSLQEQRALEGEELMLRYRRLRDSGQVRRPF
- a CDS encoding DUF4346 domain-containing protein, coding for MTSFSAEQRRSLDERLSQRFIALDPAGYFLIKLDRAAGELIAEHYGNGLDERGLATDPDTGEVISCRGAGPREPLKIYRGRSAKELGMALSEGEALPPISCLDHALYLGRELQKAELCLESGSDYIQD
- a CDS encoding glutathione S-transferase family protein produces the protein MLELHQFRHSAFCEKVRLVLAAKGLAYNVVEVTPGVGQLELFRLSGQRQVPVLVDGADVISDSTAIAQHLEAKQPIPSLLPADAAQRAQVLVLEDWADTALAAGVRLALVQAAAADPVLRGGLLPDATPASVRSLVGALPAGVLSSLGQVIDHGGLEQLRANLQSLCALVQQRSYLVGDQLSLADLAVAAQLSLLLFPVSAGAPLAGRGVPGLADDPHLAPLWAWRDGIGAQVGRP
- a CDS encoding MFS transporter encodes the protein MIESLQRLRRRLTRHQRTTFLLASGLSTAGSFAGLTAKGWLLMEGSGNPFLLAANFALLTLPTLLVSGPAGVLTDRLGSERVLIRAQWALLAAAVLGAIAIPISSGGQQDALLLLSTLGVGTASTYELTARNKYVALLVDEPEQLGPYLASFSVIFNVGKLVGPPIGGLLLAATGPTLALSLDATTYLMPIATLLWLMAPHREREQRSQRGQAASLGTAWRDCGPALRHVLLFTGLACLIGFFHPGLAPLMALKLLGPSPLALGLFTSVIACGSISAGVVLQRNAQAWSRRPGLLLGGSTLITALGQLGLAAPGPQVWGLAMAFLIGAGTASLLSGTNLIIQVHAPQVLRGRMAGLGQIAFLGGGGISGLIAAGLTDLLPGGLWSCFALLGSIGAAVGAAELLRQGRMRLA
- a CDS encoding B12-binding domain-containing radical SAM protein, which encodes MRTLLIYPEFPKTFWSYEKILELVNRKVLLPPLGMVTVAALLPQHWEMKLVDRNVREVSEAEWDWAELVVISGMIVQKADMAVQIARAKQRGLPVAVGGPFASSTPDAPELDLADFKVLDEGEITLPLFIEAIERGEAAGRFSSNGEKPDVTGTPIPRFDLLELDAYDSMSVQFSRGCPFQCEFCDIIVLYGRKPRTKTPEQLIAELQYLYDLGWRRAIFLVDDNFIGNKRNAKLLLPAIKEWQIEKGYPFSFTTEASVDLASDEDMMRMMAEARFDAVFLGIETPDEASLSVAGKHQNTRSSLEESVDRITSYGIRVMAGFIIGFDGEQTGAGDRIVRFVSRTGIPAAMMGMLQALPNTGLWHRLEKEGRLIQEKVDAKGVNQTNLLNFVPTRPIRDIANEYVDAFCRLYEPNAYIDRVTHYYGKMGAPRWKAFYQSENSDKSALPEMRDIKALATVIWRQGLKRDTRWRFWRSLLHIARQNPANLEQFVVTLAHNEHFQEYRSVVTQEIEEQLATLPPEPPPTPAESSRELQPV
- a CDS encoding DUF751 family protein, which encodes MRDFFLNVTRYPRYLIAFGLGVANSVLEPLAKRRSNPVTAVALLGALVSGLVSLGLILRAMVSTDVIA
- a CDS encoding 6-carboxytetrahydropterin synthase; this translates as MITRRACFSASHRYWLPELSAEENQARFGACSLAPGHGHNYELIVAMGGPLDTDGMVLNLSEVKHAIREQITAQLDFRFLNEAWPEFDLQQSAGMLPTTEALTLAIWRRLQPHLPLMGLRLYETDKLWADVLGDSMEAFLTIKIHFAAAHRLARPELSPEENDAIYGKCARPHGHGHNYMLEITVRGAIDPRTGMVCDLVALQGLVDELVVEPFDHTFLNKDVTHFATTVPTAENIALHIADLLGAPITGLGASLHKVRLQESPNNAAEVFAEVPALGMKPQALEALASA
- a CDS encoding shikimate kinase, coding for MANPHAPLRQRLEGLNLYLVGMMGSGKSTTGRHLAQLLGYRFLDADSSIEQVAGRGIPQIFASDGEAGFRDLEAAVLNQIASWHSLVVATGGGVVLRPENWGQLQQGVVIWLDAPEELLLERLNADPTQRPLMQSEDPAQRLAELMGQRRPLYAQADLHIVQDGRAAEQVALQILEALPGVLKERAAAPQHSLQVVNETGEVGCSIN
- a CDS encoding cytochrome b6-f complex subunit 6, translated to MAGSFPLNAPMGPVIYLALVGGGLVAAAAVSFVLRGIKLI
- a CDS encoding DUF6816 family protein, producing the protein MGIALLRVCCAMALVLVFNAPVAVASGSGELLEQRLEAWPTWSLPAPLPRPGQQDLTYPSWFAGRWQATSIDPSGQEPELHYIVQFNLDQQGEVVGDRAFNASAIGQALLGELLLEVRNDPLNPNRQLAQLAGDQQLESTVVGRRSSQSSSTLFLADELALQVMHGPGDPRVSRVETLSRYRLVAPDRIEAEQWQASYGSPADGLAASAQHSWQGRLVLERLDQGRPT